One region of Syntrophobacter fumaroxidans MPOB genomic DNA includes:
- a CDS encoding patatin-like phospholipase family protein — MKNHPKSSFASDFSPAERTGIAQRRRTGVGGVPLPPDFPDRPYAVVSGRNPNGSRKHAMLHNRYKTALVLSGGSARGLAHLGILLELEERGIRVDLIVGTSMGALIGGLYAIHGQASIVIERIRNLVESDLFSRAVSAVAEEEAEMGPDGFFHRFMGLFKKGVYFTHSMIRPALVSREVYRQLMTDLIPDHSIEDLPLPFAASTMDFRSGDEIVIARGSIRDAIAASAAIPGIMPPVALGEKLLVDGGWADNVPVAPAIAMGAHFVIAVDTTLEVPGLGTPPLSALESLFRCNEMTRILLTRHRKASADVLITPEIGRLSWANFAAIDRCLAAGRAALAQNIDTIRQRRRTRRWRTLSGLIHPARSGDWRHPFAFL, encoded by the coding sequence ATGAAAAATCATCCCAAATCGAGCTTCGCGTCGGATTTTTCTCCGGCGGAGCGGACCGGGATCGCGCAGCGCCGACGGACCGGTGTGGGAGGAGTCCCATTGCCCCCGGACTTTCCCGACAGGCCGTACGCCGTGGTTTCCGGCAGAAATCCGAACGGGTCGAGGAAGCATGCCATGCTGCACAACCGGTACAAAACCGCCCTGGTGTTGAGTGGAGGTTCCGCCCGTGGGCTGGCTCACCTTGGCATCCTTCTGGAGTTGGAGGAGCGCGGCATCCGGGTGGATCTGATCGTGGGAACGAGCATGGGGGCACTGATCGGCGGTCTCTACGCGATCCACGGGCAGGCGTCCATCGTCATCGAACGCATTCGCAATCTGGTCGAGAGCGATCTTTTCTCGCGCGCCGTCTCCGCTGTAGCGGAGGAGGAGGCGGAAATGGGACCCGACGGATTCTTCCACCGTTTCATGGGGCTTTTTAAGAAAGGGGTTTATTTCACTCACTCAATGATCCGCCCCGCGCTGGTGTCGCGGGAAGTCTACCGGCAACTCATGACTGACCTGATCCCGGACCATTCCATCGAGGATCTGCCCCTGCCTTTCGCCGCCTCGACAATGGATTTTCGCAGCGGCGATGAGATCGTGATCGCCAGGGGCTCCATACGGGATGCCATTGCGGCGAGCGCGGCCATTCCCGGTATCATGCCGCCCGTCGCTCTGGGGGAGAAGCTTCTGGTCGACGGGGGATGGGCGGACAATGTTCCGGTGGCCCCGGCCATCGCCATGGGCGCCCATTTCGTCATCGCCGTCGATACCACGCTGGAAGTACCCGGACTCGGCACACCGCCTCTGTCCGCCCTCGAAAGCCTCTTCAGGTGCAACGAGATGACCCGCATTCTCCTCACCCGGCATCGCAAAGCCAGCGCGGACGTACTCATTACGCCGGAAATCGGCCGGCTTTCCTGGGCGAATTTTGCAGCCATCGACCGTTGCCTGGCCGCGGGGCGAGCGGCCCTGGCGCAAAACATCGACACCATCAGGCAAAGACGCCGGACCAGGCGGTGGCGCACCCTGTCCGGCCTGATTCACCCCGCCCGCTCCGGTGATTGGCGTCATCCGTTCGCGTTCCTGTGA
- the thiD gene encoding bifunctional hydroxymethylpyrimidine kinase/phosphomethylpyrimidine kinase, whose product MKSIPRALTIAGSDSGGGAGIQADLKTFAAFGVYGMSAITALTAQNTVGVRGIVEISADFVALQIRAVVSDIGVDAVKTGMLAGASIVSAVAREVRQLGIEKLVVDPVMVAKSGDALLKPDAASALVHEILPLALVVTPNLHEASALVGFEVRDLEGMKEAARRIKSFGPRWVVVKGGHLESSPLDLLYDGVEFHEFCGPRFDTPHTHGTGCSFASAIAAGLALGLDVPDAVTRAKAFIIGAIREGLPLGKGQGPVHHFHELYRLAGWSFPSPTSKPHRNANG is encoded by the coding sequence ATGAAGAGCATTCCAAGAGCCTTGACCATCGCCGGGTCCGATTCCGGCGGAGGTGCGGGCATACAGGCCGATCTGAAAACATTTGCGGCTTTCGGGGTTTACGGTATGAGCGCCATCACGGCGCTCACGGCTCAGAACACGGTGGGTGTACGGGGCATCGTGGAGATCTCTGCGGATTTCGTTGCATTGCAGATTCGTGCAGTGGTGAGCGACATCGGTGTGGATGCTGTGAAAACGGGCATGCTGGCCGGTGCTTCCATCGTGTCGGCGGTTGCTCGGGAAGTCCGGCAGCTTGGCATCGAAAAACTGGTGGTTGACCCGGTGATGGTGGCGAAGAGCGGGGATGCGCTTCTGAAACCCGACGCCGCGTCGGCGCTCGTGCACGAAATTCTTCCCCTGGCCCTGGTCGTGACGCCCAACCTGCACGAGGCATCGGCCCTGGTCGGTTTCGAGGTAAGAGACCTTGAGGGGATGAAAGAAGCGGCCCGGCGTATCAAGTCGTTCGGGCCGCGATGGGTGGTCGTCAAGGGCGGCCATCTCGAGAGCTCGCCCCTCGATCTCCTGTACGACGGAGTGGAGTTTCACGAATTCTGCGGCCCCAGGTTCGACACCCCGCATACTCACGGGACGGGGTGTTCGTTTGCGTCGGCGATTGCGGCGGGCCTTGCCCTGGGACTGGATGTCCCGGACGCGGTGACTCGAGCCAAGGCTTTTATCATCGGCGCGATCCGCGAAGGCCTGCCGTTGGGGAAAGGTCAGGGACCGGTCCATCACTTCCACGAGCTTTACCGGCTTGCGGGATGGAGCTTTCCTTCCCCGACGTCGAAACCTCACAGGAACGCGAACGGATGA
- the thiL gene encoding thiamine-phosphate kinase: MRIGEFGEFELIRRIGTFLPGPPGDVVVGIGDDVAVLNVSGPEYLLATCDAQVENIHFIRAATTPYQLGRKIVAINVSDIAACGGRPKWALVSLALTPDTGVDFVDGLYAGMQEEIHAAGASIVGGNLSGIRGEIVIDLSLLGTVSPECLILRNGARSGDLVLVTGTLGESRAGLELILRPELEVEQEAGDRVRARHLTPGARLREGRILAATGSIHAMADVSDGVLGDLGHICRASEVQAEIWPESLPISPECLRVAEVARCDAVQWALSGGEDYELLFTADPRRVPEIRGRLEAETGTSCHVIGRITGKGEAVLVRSREGMSSDYGRGPAGWDHFRAG; encoded by the coding sequence ATGAGGATCGGGGAATTCGGAGAATTCGAGCTGATCCGGAGGATCGGCACATTCCTGCCTGGTCCGCCTGGCGACGTGGTCGTCGGGATAGGCGACGACGTGGCGGTTCTGAACGTATCGGGGCCCGAATATCTCCTGGCGACCTGCGACGCGCAGGTGGAGAACATCCATTTCATCCGGGCTGCGACAACTCCGTACCAGTTGGGACGCAAGATTGTCGCCATCAATGTCAGTGACATTGCCGCCTGTGGTGGCCGACCCAAGTGGGCTCTGGTGTCTCTTGCGCTGACCCCGGATACGGGTGTCGATTTCGTGGATGGCCTCTACGCGGGCATGCAGGAGGAAATCCATGCCGCGGGAGCGTCCATCGTGGGTGGGAATTTGAGCGGCATTCGCGGGGAGATCGTCATCGATCTGAGCCTGCTCGGCACGGTGTCCCCGGAGTGTCTGATCCTGCGCAACGGGGCGCGCAGCGGCGACCTGGTTCTCGTAACCGGCACCCTCGGGGAATCCCGGGCCGGCCTCGAGCTCATTTTGCGCCCCGAGTTGGAAGTGGAGCAGGAAGCCGGCGACAGGGTCCGGGCCCGCCACCTCACGCCCGGTGCGCGTCTGCGGGAAGGGCGTATTCTTGCAGCCACGGGAAGCATCCATGCCATGGCGGATGTGAGCGACGGCGTGCTGGGCGATCTGGGCCACATTTGCAGGGCCAGCGAGGTCCAGGCGGAAATATGGCCGGAAAGCCTTCCCATCAGCCCCGAGTGCCTCAGGGTGGCGGAAGTTGCCCGTTGTGACGCGGTGCAATGGGCATTGAGCGGCGGGGAAGACTACGAGCTTCTGTTCACCGCCGATCCCCGACGGGTCCCCGAGATCCGGGGCCGGCTCGAAGCGGAGACGGGGACCTCCTGCCACGTGATCGGACGAATCACGGGAAAAGGAGAAGCCGTTCTTGTCAGGTCCCGGGAAGGCATGAGCTCCGACTATGGACGAGGTCCCGCGGGGTGGGATCATTTTCGCGCCGGGTAG
- a CDS encoding type IV pilus twitching motility protein PilT yields MKRADLDFLLGHMLDQYPRASDINLTVGKPPQVEVDGVLMPTCQDLGLSKLTPFHTEMVMLNLAGGDRRNLQNLLNHGSCDLSYHLPGRARFRVNVFSQRGTYSVVMRQLPTQVPTIDELKLPLVLKQVAEEKFGIVFVTGATGSGKTTTLAAMLSEINQKKSYHIITLEDPVEYVHPQLQSTFNQRELGLDFDAFANGLRAALRQAPKVILVGEMRDRETVEIGLSAAETGHLVLTTLHTIDAGQTINRIIGMFELEEERLIRIRLADTMRWAISQRLLPKVGGGRIAAMEVMGSNLRVKEAIINGEAEGKTFYEMMQQGKPFGWTTFDDWIIGLYRQGEITEDTAKAYASKRAIVKRGIDDIRAARGEKTSDIDGLRIDRDYAGSID; encoded by the coding sequence GTGAAAAGAGCGGACTTGGATTTTCTTCTGGGCCACATGCTGGATCAATATCCGCGGGCCTCAGACATCAATCTCACGGTCGGAAAACCCCCTCAGGTCGAGGTTGACGGGGTTCTCATGCCAACCTGCCAGGATTTGGGACTCAGCAAGCTGACACCGTTCCATACGGAAATGGTCATGCTCAATCTTGCGGGGGGAGACCGGCGCAACCTGCAGAATCTTCTCAACCACGGCTCATGCGACCTGTCCTATCACCTGCCCGGAAGAGCGCGCTTCCGAGTCAACGTCTTTTCGCAGCGCGGAACCTACTCCGTCGTCATGCGCCAGCTGCCCACCCAGGTGCCTACGATCGATGAGCTGAAACTGCCGCTTGTGCTCAAACAGGTGGCCGAGGAGAAATTCGGCATCGTGTTCGTAACGGGGGCCACCGGAAGCGGGAAAACCACGACTCTGGCCGCCATGCTGAGTGAAATCAACCAGAAGAAGTCCTATCACATCATTACGCTCGAAGACCCGGTGGAGTACGTGCATCCACAGCTGCAGTCCACATTCAATCAGAGGGAGCTCGGGCTGGACTTCGACGCATTTGCCAACGGCCTCAGGGCTGCACTTCGCCAGGCGCCGAAAGTCATCCTGGTCGGCGAGATGCGCGACCGGGAGACGGTGGAAATCGGATTGAGCGCGGCGGAAACCGGCCATCTGGTGCTCACGACCCTCCACACCATCGATGCCGGTCAGACCATCAACCGCATTATCGGCATGTTCGAGCTGGAAGAGGAACGGCTGATCCGTATCCGCCTGGCGGATACCATGCGCTGGGCGATTTCCCAGCGGCTGCTTCCGAAGGTCGGGGGAGGCCGGATTGCGGCCATGGAAGTGATGGGATCGAACCTGCGCGTCAAGGAAGCCATCATCAACGGCGAAGCGGAGGGCAAGACGTTCTACGAAATGATGCAGCAGGGCAAGCCGTTCGGCTGGACGACCTTCGACGACTGGATCATCGGTCTGTACAGGCAGGGAGAAATTACCGAGGACACTGCCAAGGCCTACGCTTCCAAGAGAGCCATCGTAAAGCGCGGAATCGACGACATAAGAGCTGCCCGTGGTGAGAAGACGTCGGACATCGACGGGCTCAGAATCGACCGCGACTACGCAGGGAGCATCGATTGA
- a CDS encoding type IV pilus twitching motility protein PilT, translating to MARIDAFFKLMNDQKASDLHLVSGQQPVLRIRGDLERIKYKVLDDDELRSMLYEITPEDRIKTFEETGDLDFAYEIKGLARYRANYFMQKNGIGAVFREIPSEILSVEQLGLPPVVSRLSMLPRGMVLVTGPTGCGKSTTLASIIDEANRKRKDHIITIEDPIEFVHTSKNCVVNHRELGTHTRSFSNALRAALREDPDIILVGEMRDLETIRLAIEAAATGHLVFSTLHTTSAWKTVDRIIEVFPTGEQAQIRSTLADGIRAVVSQALFKRIDIKGRIPVLEILIATHAVRAMIRESKTHQIPSAMQTGRKYGMQTLDDGIFAHLKAGRVSPGESYMKCVDKEKFRPYLTEPPEDFTEV from the coding sequence ATGGCGAGGATTGACGCGTTTTTCAAGCTGATGAACGACCAGAAAGCTTCGGACCTTCATCTGGTTTCCGGCCAGCAGCCGGTATTGAGGATCCGGGGGGATCTGGAACGGATCAAGTACAAGGTCCTGGATGACGACGAGTTGCGCTCCATGCTCTACGAGATCACTCCGGAGGATCGAATCAAGACGTTCGAGGAAACCGGTGATCTGGATTTTGCATATGAAATCAAGGGGCTGGCTCGTTACCGCGCCAACTATTTCATGCAAAAGAACGGCATCGGGGCGGTATTCCGCGAAATTCCAAGCGAGATCCTTTCAGTGGAGCAGCTGGGGTTGCCTCCTGTGGTGAGCCGCCTGTCGATGCTTCCGCGAGGCATGGTTTTGGTGACCGGGCCCACCGGCTGCGGGAAATCGACGACTCTGGCTTCCATCATCGACGAGGCGAACCGGAAGCGCAAGGACCACATCATCACGATCGAAGACCCCATCGAATTCGTGCATACCAGCAAGAACTGCGTGGTGAACCATCGGGAGTTGGGCACGCATACCCGATCCTTTTCGAACGCCCTGCGGGCTGCCCTCCGCGAAGATCCGGACATCATCCTGGTGGGCGAAATGCGCGATCTCGAAACCATTCGTCTTGCCATTGAAGCCGCGGCCACGGGGCATCTTGTCTTCTCGACGCTGCACACGACCAGCGCATGGAAGACGGTCGACCGCATCATCGAGGTATTCCCCACGGGAGAACAGGCTCAGATCCGATCGACTCTGGCCGACGGCATCCGGGCCGTCGTCTCGCAGGCTCTATTCAAGCGAATCGACATCAAAGGCCGCATCCCCGTCCTGGAAATACTCATTGCAACACATGCCGTGCGGGCGATGATCCGCGAGTCCAAGACCCATCAGATTCCCTCCGCGATGCAAACGGGAAGAAAGTACGGGATGCAGACGCTCGACGACGGTATTTTCGCACACCTCAAGGCGGGTCGGGTCAGCCCGGGCGAGTCCTACATGAAGTGCGTGGACAAGGAAAAATTCCGTCCTTACCTGACGGAGCCGCCCGAGGATTTTACGGAAGTATAG
- a CDS encoding radical SAM protein: MCGSTCSIMCPPRAQPVRVFFARESPVPAAYLEAHATGRLAESIRRSFRWMRKCTMCPRMCGVDRMSGEKGTCRTGRHAVVASYGPHYGEERPLVGRGGSGTIFFSHCNLFCSFCQNWEISHGGEGSPVPAETLAQVMIRLQDQGCHNINFVTPSHVIPQILEALPIAVEKGLHVPLVYNCGGYERVSALKLLNGIVDIYMPDFKFWDSETAGSVCDAADYPERARRALREMHRQVGDLVLDARGIARRGLLVRHLVLPDGLAGTAHVMRFLAEEISVDTYVNVMDQYHPCGEAVGAPHLGRRISREEFEAALRNAVQAGLRRLDDRHRHSVFLEF, from the coding sequence ATGTGCGGTTCCACTTGTTCAATCATGTGCCCGCCTCGGGCGCAACCCGTGAGGGTCTTTTTTGCGAGGGAGTCTCCGGTGCCGGCAGCTTACCTTGAAGCACATGCAACGGGGCGGTTGGCGGAGAGCATTCGTCGCAGCTTCCGGTGGATGAGAAAGTGCACCATGTGCCCGCGGATGTGCGGAGTCGACCGCATGTCGGGCGAAAAAGGCACCTGCCGAACGGGAAGGCATGCCGTGGTGGCGAGCTATGGCCCGCATTACGGAGAGGAAAGACCTCTGGTCGGCAGAGGCGGTTCCGGAACGATATTCTTCTCTCACTGCAACCTGTTTTGCAGTTTCTGCCAGAATTGGGAAATCAGCCATGGCGGCGAAGGGAGCCCCGTGCCCGCGGAGACCCTGGCTCAAGTCATGATCCGGCTCCAGGACCAGGGATGCCACAACATCAATTTCGTCACTCCTTCCCATGTCATCCCCCAGATTCTGGAAGCCCTTCCGATTGCCGTGGAAAAAGGGCTTCACGTACCGTTGGTGTACAACTGCGGCGGATACGAGCGGGTGTCCGCCTTAAAGCTTCTGAACGGAATTGTCGATATATACATGCCGGATTTTAAATTCTGGGACAGCGAAACAGCGGGGTCCGTGTGCGACGCCGCGGACTATCCCGAGAGGGCCAGGCGTGCGTTGCGCGAAATGCACAGGCAGGTCGGGGATCTGGTGTTGGACGCCCGAGGCATTGCCCGACGGGGGTTGCTTGTGCGTCACCTGGTGTTGCCCGACGGGCTTGCAGGGACCGCTCACGTCATGCGTTTTCTTGCTGAGGAGATATCCGTCGACACTTACGTGAATGTCATGGATCAGTATCATCCCTGCGGAGAGGCGGTCGGGGCGCCGCACCTTGGCCGGAGAATCAGCCGGGAGGAATTTGAAGCGGCTCTGAGAAACGCTGTGCAGGCGGGGCTCAGACGGCTGGATGACAGGCACAGGCATTCGGTTTTTCTGGAATTCTGA
- a CDS encoding MBL fold metallo-hydrolase — MKLDDAIKKIHWLGHDTIRLEGSVVVYFDPFQITTTRPADLILISHDHFDHCSPEDVARIQRDHTVIVTDASSAGKLKGDVRVVAPGDRVQVKGLDIEVLPAYNTDKEFHPKEADMLAFLVTMDGVRYYHAGDTDFIPEMKNVKTDIAFLPVSGTYVMTAEQAVEAARAIKPGVAIPMHYAAIVGSEEDALKFKKALEKEMKVVVLPKETD, encoded by the coding sequence ATGAAGCTTGACGACGCCATCAAGAAAATCCATTGGCTTGGGCACGATACGATCCGCCTGGAAGGGAGCGTGGTGGTGTATTTCGATCCGTTTCAGATCACGACGACGCGGCCGGCCGACCTGATCCTGATCAGCCATGATCACTTCGACCATTGCTCCCCGGAGGACGTCGCGAGGATCCAGAGAGACCACACGGTGATCGTTACGGATGCTTCCTCGGCCGGCAAACTCAAGGGAGACGTCCGGGTCGTTGCTCCCGGCGACCGGGTGCAGGTGAAAGGCCTCGATATCGAGGTGCTTCCGGCCTACAACACGGACAAGGAGTTTCACCCCAAGGAAGCGGACATGCTTGCCTTCCTGGTGACCATGGACGGTGTCCGGTACTACCACGCGGGCGATACCGATTTCATTCCCGAAATGAAAAACGTCAAGACGGACATCGCCTTCCTGCCCGTCTCCGGGACTTACGTCATGACGGCCGAACAGGCGGTTGAGGCTGCCCGGGCCATCAAGCCCGGGGTCGCCATCCCCATGCACTACGCCGCGATCGTCGGTTCGGAAGAAGATGCGCTCAAATTCAAGAAGGCGCTTGAAAAAGAGATGAAAGTGGTTGTCCTCCCCAAGGAAACCGACTGA
- a CDS encoding DEAD/DEAH box helicase — protein sequence MQRFLNALLNQRWPGFKVKHHAVLPEKEPVFGTLRPPLPQALEESLTRMGISALYAHQTEALEMIRAGRNIVVATPTSSGKSLIYNLAVTEGLSENHEQRALYLFPIKALSRDQLATLENFFEMSAQAGAGMRFRTAVYDGDTTPYQRTKVRQHLPHVLLTNPDMMHYALLPFHGKWENFWKDLRFVVIDEMHTYRGVFGSHVSQIFRRLRRICEYYGTHPQFILLSATISNPRQLAGQLIGAPEDDIDVVVENGSPQAKRHFVFLEPEEIAAAPVSSSAARLIAHAARTGLKTIAFTRSRRLTELVHMSVLRMAPQLRKRVSSYRAGFLPEERRIIEQKLSGGALDAVISTSALEMGIDIGGLDLCILVGYPGTVMTTWQRGGRVGRSGRESAIVLLPQPDALDQYIVHHPQDFLNSGYELAVTDPMNEEILKTHLPCAAAELPILQREVDADPVLTRVVSELTESARLLRAADGEQWLSAALNPHRTVDIRSVGPSYAIFMESDSDRKLPLGKNEGIRALKECHPGAIYLHRGETYQVERLDLEKRTIQVSACNVPYFTRVKSEKETEILEVFASKPVGNFIVRLGRLRVTENILGYEKRKLFTQELLGSDPLDLPPQTFETVGFWIEIEPLLAKNIQAANLHFMGGIHALEHAAISMFPLFALCDRNDIGGISIPLHPQIEKGAVFIYDGYPGGIGLAARGYEIIGDLLLKTKELIASCDCTDGCPGCIHSPKCGSGNKPLDKKAAHLLLRYLLGELNLAEKVPAIDPENIPVAASNPPAPAAVPEYRIGFFDLETQRLADEVGGWQNKHLMKVSVAVLLETPPDTVHVFRENEVPELVKRLTELDLVVGFNIAQFDYAVLKAYTTVDLNRLPTFDLLRDIHERLGFRLSLGHLAEKTLGRPKISDGVQAVEWYRQNRWDSLIEYCKMDVLLTRDLFRFALENGYLLYTDRRNRLLRIPTPWSLDALVKK from the coding sequence ATGCAGCGATTCCTGAATGCCCTTCTGAACCAGAGGTGGCCCGGTTTCAAGGTCAAGCATCATGCCGTCCTTCCGGAAAAGGAACCCGTTTTCGGGACGCTGCGCCCGCCTCTGCCCCAAGCCCTCGAGGAATCCCTGACACGCATGGGGATATCCGCCCTGTACGCGCATCAGACCGAGGCGCTGGAGATGATACGGGCGGGGCGAAACATTGTCGTCGCCACCCCCACCTCCAGCGGGAAATCCCTTATTTACAATCTAGCCGTCACTGAGGGCCTTTCCGAGAACCACGAACAGCGGGCGCTGTATCTTTTCCCGATCAAGGCGCTCAGCCGCGACCAACTGGCAACCCTGGAGAATTTCTTCGAAATGTCGGCCCAGGCCGGCGCGGGAATGCGCTTTCGGACAGCGGTCTATGACGGCGACACGACTCCGTACCAGAGGACCAAGGTCCGCCAGCACCTCCCGCATGTCCTGCTCACAAACCCCGATATGATGCATTACGCTCTGCTCCCCTTCCACGGCAAATGGGAGAATTTCTGGAAAGACCTGCGGTTCGTGGTCATCGATGAGATGCACACCTACAGGGGGGTGTTCGGAAGTCATGTCTCCCAGATTTTCCGCAGGTTGAGGCGTATTTGCGAATACTACGGAACCCATCCTCAATTCATCCTGTTGTCCGCGACGATATCCAATCCGCGCCAACTCGCCGGACAACTCATCGGTGCTCCGGAAGACGATATCGACGTGGTTGTCGAAAACGGGTCTCCCCAGGCGAAGCGTCACTTCGTTTTCCTCGAACCCGAGGAAATCGCCGCCGCGCCGGTATCGAGCAGCGCCGCCCGACTCATCGCGCATGCGGCCCGAACGGGGCTGAAAACCATCGCGTTCACCCGATCCCGCAGGCTCACCGAACTGGTGCACATGAGCGTCCTCCGGATGGCTCCTCAGTTGCGCAAGAGGGTCAGTTCCTACCGGGCGGGCTTTTTGCCCGAGGAGCGCCGGATCATCGAACAGAAGCTGTCCGGCGGCGCCCTGGACGCGGTGATTTCCACGAGCGCGCTGGAAATGGGGATCGATATCGGAGGGTTGGACCTGTGCATCCTCGTCGGTTATCCGGGAACCGTCATGACGACCTGGCAAAGAGGCGGGCGCGTCGGCCGCAGCGGGCGGGAATCGGCCATCGTCCTGCTCCCGCAACCGGATGCCCTGGACCAGTATATCGTTCATCATCCCCAGGATTTTCTGAACAGCGGGTATGAGCTGGCGGTCACGGATCCCATGAACGAGGAAATTCTCAAAACGCACTTGCCGTGTGCGGCGGCCGAGCTTCCGATTCTACAGCGCGAGGTCGACGCGGACCCGGTCCTGACCCGCGTCGTGAGCGAATTGACCGAATCGGCGAGGCTCCTCAGGGCCGCCGACGGCGAACAATGGCTATCCGCCGCGCTCAACCCCCACCGAACGGTGGATATCCGTTCGGTCGGACCATCTTACGCCATCTTCATGGAATCGGACTCGGACCGCAAGCTTCCGCTCGGGAAGAACGAAGGCATCCGAGCTCTGAAGGAATGCCATCCGGGCGCCATCTATCTTCATCGCGGGGAAACCTACCAGGTGGAGCGACTGGACTTGGAAAAACGCACCATCCAGGTTTCCGCCTGCAACGTGCCCTATTTCACCCGGGTCAAAAGCGAGAAGGAAACTGAAATTCTGGAAGTCTTCGCATCCAAACCGGTCGGAAACTTCATCGTTCGACTCGGGCGCCTCAGGGTCACGGAAAACATCCTGGGCTACGAGAAGAGAAAGCTCTTCACGCAGGAGCTTCTTGGGTCCGATCCTTTGGACTTGCCGCCGCAAACGTTCGAGACCGTGGGATTCTGGATCGAAATCGAACCCCTGCTGGCAAAAAACATCCAGGCCGCCAACCTCCATTTCATGGGCGGCATCCATGCCCTTGAACATGCCGCCATCAGCATGTTCCCCCTGTTCGCCCTGTGCGATCGAAACGACATCGGCGGGATATCGATTCCGCTGCATCCGCAGATTGAAAAGGGCGCCGTCTTCATTTACGACGGCTATCCGGGCGGAATCGGCCTCGCCGCCAGAGGATACGAGATCATCGGGGACCTGCTGCTCAAAACGAAGGAGCTCATCGCGTCCTGCGATTGCACCGACGGGTGCCCCGGATGCATCCATTCTCCCAAATGCGGCTCCGGCAACAAGCCCCTGGACAAGAAGGCCGCGCACCTCCTCCTGCGATACCTTCTCGGCGAGCTGAACCTTGCCGAGAAGGTCCCGGCGATCGATCCGGAGAACATCCCCGTTGCAGCCTCCAACCCACCCGCGCCTGCCGCGGTTCCCGAATACCGCATCGGGTTCTTCGACCTCGAAACGCAGCGGCTGGCCGACGAGGTGGGCGGATGGCAGAACAAGCATCTCATGAAAGTCTCCGTGGCCGTCCTTCTGGAAACACCCCCGGACACTGTTCACGTCTTTAGGGAAAACGAGGTTCCCGAGCTCGTGAAACGCCTGACTGAACTGGATCTCGTGGTCGGATTCAATATCGCTCAATTTGACTATGCCGTCTTGAAGGCTTACACAACAGTGGACCTGAACCGCCTGCCCACGTTCGATCTCCTGCGGGATATCCATGAGCGGCTGGGGTTCCGTTTGAGTCTCGGGCATCTGGCCGAGAAAACCCTCGGCCGGCCCAAAATCTCCGACGGGGTGCAGGCTGTCGAATGGTACCGGCAAAACCGGTGGGATTCGCTCATCGAATACTGCAAAATGGATGTCCTGCTGACACGTGATCTCTTCCGCTTTGCTCTCGAAAACGGCTACCTCCTTTACACCGATCGCAGAAACAGGTTGCTTCGAATTCCCACGCCATGGAGCCTGGACGCGCTCGTGAAGAAGTGA
- a CDS encoding UpxY family transcription antiterminator, giving the protein MKDSRCKKWPSNSCTLPEEACSPLIFPKLCGDTKSWFALYVQVKHEKEVVRRLDQKSIDCFLPLMECWSKRLDRRKRITLPLFPGYVFVHTVLDNYTNVNILKTPGALSILKNSEGPLPIPVYQIENLQTILNSSKSLDLHPYLKEGEWVRVIRGPLSGCVGILKRHAPKKGRLVVSVDCIRQSVSVELDVEDVEATIPPPGTSPVS; this is encoded by the coding sequence ATGAAGGACTCCAGATGCAAGAAATGGCCCTCGAATTCCTGCACCCTGCCTGAAGAGGCATGTAGTCCACTGATTTTTCCGAAATTGTGCGGCGATACGAAATCCTGGTTCGCGCTTTACGTCCAGGTGAAACACGAGAAGGAAGTCGTCCGGAGACTCGATCAGAAATCCATCGACTGCTTCCTGCCGCTGATGGAGTGCTGGAGCAAGCGGCTGGACAGGCGAAAGAGGATAACCCTGCCGCTTTTCCCCGGATACGTGTTCGTGCACACCGTCCTCGACAATTACACCAACGTGAACATTCTCAAGACTCCGGGTGCGTTGAGTATTCTCAAGAACTCCGAGGGGCCTTTGCCCATCCCGGTCTATCAAATCGAGAACCTGCAGACTATCCTGAATTCTTCCAAATCGCTCGATTTGCATCCCTATCTGAAAGAAGGGGAGTGGGTCCGGGTCATCCGGGGTCCGCTGAGCGGTTGTGTTGGAATTCTGAAGCGACACGCCCCGAAAAAGGGCAGATTAGTGGTGAGTGTGGATTGCATCAGGCAGTCGGTGAGCGTGGAGCTTGACGTCGAGGATGTGGAAGCCACGATTCCGCCCCCGGGCACCTCGCCTGTATCGTGA